A genomic segment from Actinomycetes bacterium encodes:
- a CDS encoding DUF3107 domain-containing protein encodes MEVRIGVQHATRELVIESAQTTDAITDAVSAALAGKTEVLSLEDDRGRRIVVPAAKLAYVEIGEPESRRVGFGAM; translated from the coding sequence GTGGAGGTCAGGATCGGTGTCCAGCACGCGACCCGTGAACTGGTGATCGAGAGCGCGCAGACGACCGACGCCATCACCGACGCCGTGTCGGCGGCGCTGGCCGGCAAGACCGAGGTGCTCTCGCTCGAGGACGATCGCGGTCGCCGCATCGTCGTCCCGGCGGCCAAGCTCGCCTACGTCGAGATCGGCGAGCCCGAGAGCAGGCGGGTCGGCTTCGGGGCGATGTAG